In a single window of the Corvus cornix cornix isolate S_Up_H32 chromosome 22, ASM73873v5, whole genome shotgun sequence genome:
- the LOC120411148 gene encoding uncharacterized protein LOC120411148 yields MLGRGVQFPCRIVHPAALHSSEQLLTPRAPPEQRGDTKCKITSCKAAIPSNLLGISQGIYPSSTSLQVSGLSWLQERSWWHITTFVLSQGLTNLPREFSMFLGAGCSSGQGPAAPSAPSFFIPFFSPRVPESSLCVSMSWRCCPCPTSPPWLSSCARCGCHTFTSPKMRLDLGGAESEHELRVAGMIYWGRNDLLAVTTRVVCPGGFLQAGSDAYLHLRKGNGSKSLSPSLLSWFAHPQQHPERLQARTFPPREVPRAGPAPGVLKRSGRAGVAPSSSHAAPGLACAVGCLAFLRASRGRRPLDWLRGPNLAFLGCAWAPARGCAAACPAPAPPWAGVVGIPQGWGSLELTRPQQERRVPELLRGVRGRCSPVCTSSGVRECPPASGRDGILPGFRNVPLPRVWMGSCRGFGNVPLPRVWMGSCRGFGNVPLPRVGMGSCRGFGNVPLPRVGMGSCRALGMSPCLGSGWDPAGALGMSPCLGSGWDPATDSVRLLAQPCSSTGDSAAVASITPLLPPPLCLVWGSFILKGFFSNMSYMAAFPPR; encoded by the exons ATGCTCGGAAGGGGGGTGCAGTTTCCGTGTAGGATTGTTCATCCCGCAGCTCtccacagctcagagcagctcctcacCCCGAGGGCTCCCCCGGAGCAGCGTGGGGACACAAAGTGCAAAATTACATCTTGCAAAGCAGCAATTCCTTCAAATTTGTTGGGAATATCCCAAGGGATTTATCCCAGCTCCACATCCCTGCAGGTCTCAGGTCTGAGCTGgctccaggagaggagctggtggCACATCACCACTTTTGTGTTGTCCCAGGGACTGACAAACCTTCCCAGGGAATTTTCCATGTTCCTTGGAGCAGGGTGTTCCTCAGGTCAGGGCCCAGCTGCTCCGAGTGCTCCCAGctttttcatcccttttttttcaccCCGAGTCCCTGAGTCCTCCCTTTGTGTGTCAATGTCCTGGCGCTGCTGCCCGTGTCCCACGAGCCCACCCTGgctctccagctgtgccagatGTGGCTGTCACACCTTCACATCGCCCAAAATGAGGTTGGATTTGGGAGGAGCTGAAAGTGAACATGAGCTACGCGTGGCAGGAATGATTTACTGGGGCAGGAATGATTTACTGGCTGTAACAACGCGGGTCGTGTGTCCTGGGGGgttcctgcaggcagggagtgATGCTTATCTCCACCTCAGGAAAGGGAACGGATCCAAATCCCTCTCACCATCCCTCTTATCGTGGTTTGCCCATCCTCAGCAGCATCCCGAGAGGCTCCAAGCACGAACATTCCCCCCGAGGGAGGTGCCGAGGGCTGGGCCGGCGCCGGGAGTTTTGAAACGCAGCGGCCGAGCAGGGGTTGCCCCCTCCTCGTCCCACGCTGCTCCCGGCCTCGCCTGTGCCGTGGGATGCCTGGCGTTCCTGCGAGCATCCCGGGGCCGCCGGCCGCTGGATTGGCTGCGGGGGCCAAACCTTGCCTTTTTAGGCTGCGCGTGGGCTCCCGCTCGGGGCTGCGCTGCCGCCtgccccgctccggccccgccgtGGGCCGGCGTGGTCGGGATCCCACAGGGATGGGGGAGCCTGGAGCTGACCCGTCCCCAGCAGGAGCGACGAGTCCCGGAGCTGCTGAGGGGTGTCCGGGGTCGGTGTTCCCCGGTTTGCACCAGCTCAGGGGTCAGGGAATGTCCCCCTGCCTCGGGTCGGGATGGGATCCTGCCGGGCTTTAGGAATGTCCCCCTGCCTCGGGTCTGGATGGGATCCTGCCGGGGCTTTGGGAATGTCCCCCTGCCTCGGGTCTGGATGGGATCCTGCCGGGGCTTTGGGAATGTCCCCCTGCCTCGGGTCGGGATGGGATCCTGCCGGGGCTTTGGGAATGTCCCCCTGCCTCGGGTCGGGATGGGATCCTGCCGGGCTTTGGGAATGTCCCCCTGCCTCGGGTCTGGATGGGATCCTGCCGGGGCTTTGGGAATGTCCCCCTGCCTCGGGTCGGGATGGGATC CTGCCACCGACTCCGTGCGACTCCTGGCACAGCCGTGCTCCTCCACAGGGGACTCTGCCGCTGTTGCCTCCATCACCCCCCTTCTCCCACCCCCGCtctgtttggtttggggatcatttattttaaaggggtttttttccaacatgTCATATATGGCAGCCTTTCCCCCTCGGTGA